A single window of Candidatus Ozemobacteraceae bacterium DNA harbors:
- a CDS encoding FIST N-terminal domain-containing protein → MRTIVAFSRHSDSLEAIRELVRATETPEKTKPQLLFYYATIGYDETVLMNELSAAFPDVPMHGGTSCQGIMTHRGALCTGDRCMGLLALFDPDGAYGVGMAPLGAHPRTTGVIAGREALKQANREGEIPTMVWVTNAPGHEEEVLAGLEDLFGPNVPICGGSSADDDLTGQWKQFANGRVHENAAVVAVLFSPGQIGFSFHSGYDPTTKMAVITRCEGRTIQELDGRKAAHVYNEWLDNRLADLLPTGGNLMQRTALHPLGRVAGLIGEIPYFQLSHPATMTREGGLTLFTGISPNEKVWLMQGTQEGLVKRAERAARSAVDSLSPLQGRISGAMVMFCAGCMFIVRERMNDVVAGLRRGLGDDVPFLGAFTYGEQGCFVGGENRHGNFMVSLLVFTE, encoded by the coding sequence ATGAGAACGATCGTTGCATTTTCCCGGCATTCCGATTCGCTCGAGGCGATACGGGAGTTGGTGCGCGCGACCGAAACCCCGGAGAAAACAAAACCTCAGCTTCTGTTTTATTACGCGACGATCGGATACGACGAAACCGTGCTGATGAATGAGCTGTCCGCAGCCTTCCCGGACGTCCCGATGCACGGCGGCACGTCCTGCCAGGGGATCATGACCCACCGGGGGGCGTTATGCACGGGGGATCGCTGCATGGGACTTCTGGCGCTGTTCGACCCCGACGGGGCATACGGCGTCGGCATGGCGCCGCTCGGAGCACATCCGCGAACCACCGGTGTGATCGCCGGACGGGAGGCATTGAAACAGGCGAACCGCGAAGGGGAAATCCCGACGATGGTCTGGGTCACCAACGCGCCCGGCCACGAGGAAGAGGTGCTGGCCGGTCTGGAGGACCTGTTCGGGCCGAACGTTCCCATCTGCGGCGGCAGTTCGGCAGACGACGACCTGACCGGCCAATGGAAGCAGTTCGCCAACGGCAGGGTGCATGAGAACGCGGCGGTGGTGGCGGTGCTCTTTTCTCCCGGTCAGATCGGCTTTTCCTTTCACAGCGGGTATGACCCTACGACGAAAATGGCCGTCATTACCCGATGCGAGGGAAGAACCATCCAGGAACTCGATGGCCGGAAGGCTGCCCACGTCTACAATGAGTGGCTCGACAACCGCCTGGCGGACCTCCTGCCAACCGGCGGAAACCTGATGCAGCGGACGGCTCTGCACCCGCTCGGAAGGGTAGCCGGCCTGATCGGCGAGATACCCTATTTCCAGTTGTCGCACCCGGCAACGATGACCCGGGAAGGGGGGTTGACCCTGTTTACCGGGATCTCCCCGAACGAAAAGGTCTGGCTCATGCAGGGAACCCAGGAAGGCCTGGTCAAGCGCGCCGAACGGGCGGCACGTTCGGCGGTGGACTCCCTCTCGCCTCTTCAGGGACGGATCTCAGGTGCGATGGTCATGTTTTGCGCCGGCTGCATGTTCATCGTTCGCGAGCGAATGAATGACGTTGTTGCCGGCCTCCGGCGCGGCCTGGGTGACGACGTTCCTTTTCTCGGTGCATTCACCTACGGCGAGCAGGGCTGTTTCGTCGGGGGAGAGAATCGGCACGGGAATTTCATGGTCTCCCTGCTGGTGTTCACCGAATGA